The following proteins come from a genomic window of Kitasatospora sp. NBC_01246:
- a CDS encoding helix-turn-helix transcriptional regulator yields the protein MNDIDAIALLQDPVRRRLYEYVVAQGREVGRNEAAEAAGVARTLAAHHLDRLTEAGLLESGSRRLSGRSGPGAGRPAKVYTRAPGERSVSLPARDYRTVAELLAEAAEQAGLDSGLYAAARRRGEALRGSAEPCGGLAEAMELLAARGYEPRLDTLGEDRGVEGDDAADGVEEATGAVAEAGVVRMRNCPFHAVSERFPPLVCGMNLALLEGLLGVDGPVRARMDARPGDCCVIVEPSKTNTD from the coding sequence GTGAACGACATCGATGCGATCGCACTGTTGCAGGATCCGGTGCGGCGACGCCTGTACGAGTACGTGGTGGCGCAGGGCCGCGAGGTCGGCCGCAACGAGGCCGCCGAGGCGGCCGGGGTGGCGCGCACTCTCGCCGCGCACCATCTGGACCGGCTGACCGAGGCCGGGCTGCTGGAGAGCGGCAGCCGTCGGCTGTCGGGCCGCTCGGGGCCGGGCGCGGGCCGTCCGGCCAAGGTGTACACGCGGGCGCCGGGCGAACGCTCGGTGTCCCTGCCCGCCCGTGACTACCGGACCGTCGCCGAGCTGCTCGCGGAGGCCGCCGAGCAGGCCGGGCTGGATTCCGGGCTGTACGCGGCCGCGCGCCGCCGGGGGGAGGCGCTGCGCGGCTCGGCGGAACCCTGCGGCGGTCTCGCGGAGGCCATGGAGTTGCTGGCCGCGCGCGGGTACGAGCCGCGTCTGGACACCCTCGGGGAGGACCGGGGTGTCGAGGGCGACGACGCCGCCGACGGCGTCGAGGAGGCGACCGGGGCGGTGGCCGAAGCGGGGGTGGTCCGCATGCGCAACTGTCCCTTCCACGCGGTCTCCGAGCGCTTTCCGCCCCTCGTCTGCGGCATGAACCTGGCCCTCCTGGAAGGGCTGCTCGGAGTGGACGGCCCCGTCCGCGCCCGGATGGACGCCCGGCCCGGGGACTGCTGCGTGATCGTCGAGCCCTCTAAAACCAATACTGATTGA
- a CDS encoding LysR family transcriptional regulator, with product MDRPELGLHQLHAFAVLAEELHFGRAAERLGIAQPPLSQQIRRLEAKVGHPLFSRAPGRVALTAAGQELLPAARHALDEVAAALSAARAVADGEAGRIRIGFSGSLALSVLPGLLRAYHDRYPAVEMEIREMTTAVQVTALHEQVIDLGLLREPPDEPGLMNEMILSEEFVAVLPRSHPLAARRVVPVEALAGEPFVLLPRSAGPTVLDRILHLCRDAGFEPRLGQQAVEWQTVSALVEAGLGVSLAPASIRRIRLKGVAYRRIEPNTTRTTVAMTWRRDDRNPLVARFLEEARREP from the coding sequence ATGGATCGCCCGGAACTCGGCCTGCACCAACTCCACGCCTTCGCCGTTCTCGCCGAGGAACTCCACTTCGGACGCGCGGCGGAGCGGCTGGGCATCGCACAACCGCCGCTCAGCCAGCAGATCCGCCGTCTGGAGGCGAAGGTCGGGCACCCGCTGTTCAGCCGGGCGCCGGGCCGGGTCGCGCTCACCGCGGCAGGACAGGAGCTCCTGCCGGCCGCGCGGCACGCGCTCGACGAGGTCGCCGCCGCACTGAGCGCGGCGCGGGCCGTCGCCGACGGCGAGGCCGGTCGCATCCGGATCGGCTTCTCCGGGTCACTCGCGCTGAGTGTCCTGCCGGGCCTGCTGCGCGCCTACCACGACCGGTACCCCGCGGTGGAGATGGAGATCCGGGAGATGACCACGGCGGTGCAGGTGACCGCCCTGCACGAGCAGGTGATCGACCTCGGGCTCCTGCGGGAGCCGCCGGACGAGCCGGGACTGATGAACGAGATGATCCTGTCCGAGGAGTTCGTCGCCGTCCTGCCGCGGTCCCACCCCCTCGCGGCCCGACGCGTGGTCCCCGTCGAGGCGCTGGCGGGCGAGCCGTTCGTGCTGCTGCCCCGCAGCGCCGGACCGACAGTGCTCGACCGGATCCTCCACCTGTGCCGCGACGCGGGATTCGAGCCGCGCCTCGGACAGCAGGCGGTGGAGTGGCAGACGGTCTCCGCGCTCGTGGAGGCGGGGCTCGGCGTCTCGCTCGCCCCGGCGAGCATCCGCCGGATCCGGCTGAAAGGCGTCGCGTACCGCCGGATCGAGCCGAACACCACACGCACCACCGTCGCGATGACCTGGCGGCGCGACGACCGGAATCCCCTGGTCGCGCGGTTCCTGGAGGAAGCCCGTCGCGAACCCTGA
- a CDS encoding ATP-grasp domain-containing protein: MSSILFVHARGGPPLEYAVPRMAAHGEVHLLALAPLPQVTADTWRPACASVTEAPPSGGTALVELIADHAERVAAQAVLTFSEYAVVAVALACRRLGLAGPGEHVAAARDKRLMRRIWRDAGVPVPGFAEIHGAADIDEAFRRLTPPLLLKAAWSAGSTAHLTVRDAREAGRAWRLGRSVMASSAEEGYAELHAADEGVSDFLLEEIVTGGIRGWFADPGWGDYVSVEGIVAGGVYHPLCLTGRLPTVPPFTERASIAPADLSEPLQRRIEAASRAAVDALGLDTCATHTEIKLAPGGRDMWLIETAARFGGVMTTRQVEAVFGLDMIGMLTRELLGRPVAYPPAMLTGAGGSGAAGAAGSLVILAADRAGEPWSEQPRWDFDAVDWTDLLSPGSTIEPVRERSLPAGTPMPAYERAEGANTMAALCFLTARSADVLVADCTRIIEALPKALTAHLTTGASR, from the coding sequence ATGAGCAGCATCCTGTTCGTGCATGCGAGGGGCGGTCCGCCCCTGGAGTACGCGGTCCCGCGCATGGCGGCGCACGGCGAGGTCCATCTGCTGGCGCTCGCGCCACTGCCGCAGGTCACGGCGGACACCTGGCGGCCGGCCTGCGCGTCGGTCACCGAGGCGCCGCCCTCGGGCGGGACGGCGCTGGTCGAGCTGATCGCCGACCACGCCGAACGCGTCGCGGCGCAGGCCGTGCTGACGTTCTCCGAGTACGCGGTGGTGGCCGTGGCCCTCGCCTGCCGCCGACTCGGGCTGGCCGGCCCGGGGGAGCACGTCGCGGCGGCCCGCGACAAGCGCCTGATGCGGCGGATCTGGCGTGATGCCGGCGTACCCGTCCCGGGCTTCGCCGAGATCCACGGCGCCGCCGACATCGACGAGGCGTTCCGACGGCTGACCCCGCCGCTGCTGCTGAAGGCCGCGTGGAGCGCCGGATCGACCGCGCACCTCACCGTGCGCGACGCCCGGGAGGCGGGCCGCGCCTGGCGGCTCGGCCGGTCCGTGATGGCCTCCTCCGCCGAGGAGGGCTACGCCGAACTGCACGCCGCCGACGAGGGGGTGAGCGACTTCCTGCTGGAGGAGATCGTCACCGGCGGCATCCGGGGCTGGTTCGCCGATCCGGGCTGGGGCGACTACGTCAGCGTGGAGGGCATCGTCGCCGGCGGCGTCTACCACCCGCTGTGCCTCACCGGCCGGCTGCCGACCGTCCCGCCCTTCACCGAGCGCGCGAGCATCGCTCCGGCGGACCTGTCCGAGCCCCTCCAGCGCCGGATCGAGGCGGCCTCCCGGGCCGCCGTGGACGCGCTCGGTCTGGACACCTGCGCCACCCACACCGAGATCAAACTCGCCCCCGGCGGACGGGACATGTGGCTGATCGAGACCGCCGCCCGGTTCGGGGGCGTGATGACGACCCGGCAGGTGGAGGCCGTCTTCGGACTCGACATGATCGGCATGCTGACGCGCGAACTGCTCGGGCGGCCCGTCGCCTACCCGCCCGCCATGCTCACCGGCGCCGGGGGCAGCGGGGCCGCCGGGGCCGCCGGCTCGCTGGTGATCCTCGCCGCCGACCGCGCGGGCGAGCCCTGGAGCGAGCAGCCGCGCTGGGACTTCGACGCCGTGGACTGGACGGACCTGCTCAGCCCCGGCTCCACGATCGAACCGGTCCGGGAACGCAGCCTCCCCGCCGGCACCCCGATGCCCGCGTACGAGCGGGCCGAGGGCGCCAACACCATGGCTGCCCTGTGCTTCCTGACCGCGAGGTCGGCGGACGTCCTGGTGGCGGACTGCACCCGGATCATCGAGGCGTTGCCCAAGGCACTGACCGCCCACCTGACGACCGGAGCGAGCCGGTGA
- a CDS encoding beta/gamma crystallin domain-containing protein, whose amino-acid sequence MRLARSLAVALATATAFTITLPSGNAYAINHVECVGGEDFLKIWSHLDGRQSVDCYANAGRTSFGNWWVDRISTGNNDLIYYDANGDSVRIDRWHDITFPNNPPKVKDIQIL is encoded by the coding sequence ATGAGGCTCGCGCGTTCCCTGGCCGTGGCACTCGCCACGGCCACCGCGTTCACCATCACCCTGCCGAGCGGCAACGCCTACGCCATCAACCACGTGGAGTGCGTCGGCGGCGAGGACTTCCTGAAGATCTGGTCGCACCTCGACGGGCGCCAGAGCGTCGACTGCTACGCGAACGCCGGAAGGACGAGCTTCGGCAACTGGTGGGTCGACCGCATCTCCACCGGGAACAACGACCTGATCTACTACGACGCCAACGGCGACTCGGTGCGGATCGACCGCTGGCACGACATCACCTTCCCCAACAACCCTCCGAAGGTGAAGGACATCCAGATCCTCTGA
- a CDS encoding RidA family protein, with amino-acid sequence MTERRAILSGSTFEEEIGYARAVVDGDRVHVSGTTGFDYPTMTISDDVVEQAEQCLRNIAEALAQAGCTFADVVRVRYLLPDREDFPPCWPALRRTFGAVRPAATMLECGLSDPRMKIEIEVDARRPAGPGTVSAVD; translated from the coding sequence ATGACAGAGCGACGCGCGATCCTGAGCGGTTCCACCTTCGAGGAGGAGATCGGCTACGCCCGGGCGGTGGTGGACGGCGACCGGGTGCACGTGTCGGGGACGACCGGGTTCGACTACCCGACCATGACCATCTCCGACGACGTGGTGGAGCAGGCGGAGCAGTGCCTGCGCAACATCGCGGAGGCACTGGCACAGGCGGGTTGCACCTTCGCGGACGTCGTTCGGGTCAGGTACCTCCTGCCCGATCGCGAGGACTTCCCGCCGTGCTGGCCCGCCCTGCGCCGCACCTTCGGGGCGGTGCGACCGGCCGCGACGATGCTCGAATGCGGCCTCTCCGACCCCCGGATGAAGATCGAGATCGAGGTCGACGCACGACGGCCCGCAGGGCCGGGTACCGTCTCCGCCGTTGACTGA
- a CDS encoding glutathione S-transferase C-terminal domain-containing protein yields MSDASSSAVPSLRGRIGRDARSGYYAVPHRYRLHLTLSCPHCLQIAVTHSLLGLDDTLPVTLLPALPDDGAGGYLALRPLYEASAHQYPGPAVAPVLSDSWSGRIVSTDTTEILTDLARRFPGPDLHPCGLDTAIEAVRELCERSINAPAQRAGRADATAAERATALRSLLDGLAAIEHRLATREFLLGEELTLADVELWVTLVRLDTVHRWHLDATAVHRIAEHSRVWAHARRLAGHPAFGRHLDLDGIARRHHTRCQGEEAAGAAIQIVDWAEHAQRRVHSG; encoded by the coding sequence ATGTCCGACGCCTCCTCCTCCGCCGTCCCCTCCCTCCGCGGCCGGATCGGCCGCGACGCCCGCAGCGGGTACTACGCCGTGCCGCACCGCTACCGGCTGCACCTCACGCTGTCCTGTCCGCACTGTCTGCAGATCGCCGTCACCCACAGCCTCCTCGGCCTCGACGACACCCTCCCGGTGACCCTGCTGCCGGCGCTGCCGGACGACGGCGCCGGCGGGTACCTGGCGCTGCGGCCGCTGTACGAGGCGAGCGCGCACCAGTACCCCGGGCCGGCCGTGGCGCCGGTGCTCAGCGACAGCTGGAGCGGACGGATCGTCAGCACCGACACCACCGAGATCCTCACCGACCTGGCCCGGCGGTTCCCCGGCCCCGACCTCCACCCGTGCGGCCTCGACACGGCGATCGAGGCGGTCCGGGAGCTGTGCGAGCGGAGCATCAACGCCCCGGCCCAACGCGCCGGCCGGGCCGACGCCACCGCGGCCGAGCGCGCGACGGCCCTGCGTAGCCTGCTCGACGGGCTGGCCGCGATCGAGCACCGCCTGGCCACCCGGGAGTTCCTGCTGGGCGAGGAGCTGACCCTCGCGGACGTGGAGCTCTGGGTGACCCTGGTGCGGCTGGACACCGTGCACCGCTGGCACCTGGACGCCACCGCCGTGCATCGCATCGCCGAGCACTCCCGGGTGTGGGCCCACGCCCGGCGGCTCGCCGGACACCCCGCCTTCGGCCGCCACCTCGATCTGGACGGCATCGCCCGCCGCCACCACACCCGCTGCCAGGGCGAGGAGGCCGCGGGCGCGGCGATCCAGATCGTCGACTGGGCGGAGCACGCCCAGCGGCGGGTGCACTCCGGTTGA
- a CDS encoding LLM class flavin-dependent oxidoreductase, with amino-acid sequence MPSPSQPLRKLGFLTIGLFDPADPRHGHESTLRLVELGERLGFDSAWLRHRHLQYGISSPVAVLAAATQRTSRIHLGTAVIPLGWENPLRLAEDLATVDLLSGGRLNPGVSVGRPGHYDRIAPALYPDTAEAEDFSYERVRRLLDFVRGERATDFSGTEGIEVYSDRVQPVAPGLADRLWYGGGSLRSARWAGEQGLSLLTSSVVRAEESEDFAEIQRSQIAAFRAHHPAGASARVSQGLVVIPTDGASAQQRAKYRAYVRSRIPRTTAPQGPARMLFAPDLIGTSAEIAEQLYAHAGFREVDEVVFALPFSFDFEDYVQILTDIATGLGPALGWRPAH; translated from the coding sequence GTGCCCTCGCCCTCGCAACCGCTTCGGAAGCTGGGATTCCTGACCATCGGCCTGTTCGACCCGGCCGATCCCCGCCACGGGCACGAGTCGACGCTGCGGCTCGTCGAACTCGGCGAGCGCCTGGGATTCGACAGCGCCTGGCTGCGCCACCGGCACCTGCAGTACGGGATCTCCTCGCCCGTCGCGGTGCTGGCCGCGGCCACCCAGCGCACCAGCCGCATCCACCTGGGCACGGCGGTCATCCCGCTGGGGTGGGAGAACCCCCTGCGGCTGGCCGAGGACCTGGCGACCGTCGACCTCCTGTCCGGCGGCAGGCTCAACCCCGGTGTCAGCGTGGGCCGTCCCGGGCACTACGACCGGATCGCCCCCGCGCTCTACCCCGACACCGCCGAGGCCGAGGACTTCAGCTACGAACGGGTGCGCCGGCTGCTGGACTTCGTCCGCGGCGAGCGGGCCACCGACTTCAGCGGGACCGAGGGCATCGAGGTGTACTCCGACCGCGTCCAGCCCGTCGCGCCCGGCCTGGCGGACCGCCTGTGGTACGGCGGCGGGAGCCTGCGCTCGGCCCGGTGGGCGGGCGAGCAGGGGCTGAGCCTGCTCACCAGCAGCGTGGTGCGGGCCGAGGAGTCGGAGGACTTCGCCGAGATCCAGCGCTCGCAGATCGCCGCCTTCCGCGCCCACCACCCCGCCGGTGCCAGCGCCCGGGTCTCCCAGGGGCTGGTCGTCATCCCCACCGACGGGGCCTCGGCGCAGCAGCGCGCCAAGTACCGCGCGTACGTGCGGAGTCGGATCCCGCGCACCACCGCCCCGCAGGGGCCGGCGCGGATGCTCTTCGCCCCGGACCTGATCGGCACGTCCGCCGAGATCGCCGAGCAGCTCTACGCCCACGCCGGGTTCCGGGAGGTCGACGAGGTCGTCTTCGCACTGCCGTTCTCCTTCGACTTCGAGGACTACGTCCAGATCCTCACCGACATCGCCACCGGCCTCGGCCCCGCGCTCGGCTGGCGGCCCGCGCACTGA
- a CDS encoding DUF3291 domain-containing protein: protein MTSSTHALHLAQLNVATLRHPLDDPRTAPFVELLEPINTAADGAPGFVWRLTEDGEADATGLRPAGENVIVNLSVWESQEALWDFTYRSGHLDATRRRREWFHRHAEAHLVLWWIPAGHLPTVGEALARLADLREHGPSPRAFTFASSFTPAEAAPQPAP, encoded by the coding sequence ATGACCTCCTCCACGCATGCCCTCCACCTGGCCCAGCTCAATGTCGCCACCCTCCGGCACCCCCTCGACGACCCCCGCACCGCACCGTTCGTCGAGTTGCTCGAACCGATCAACACCGCCGCCGACGGTGCGCCCGGCTTCGTGTGGCGGCTCACCGAGGACGGCGAGGCCGACGCGACCGGACTGCGCCCGGCGGGCGAGAACGTCATCGTCAACCTGTCGGTGTGGGAGAGCCAGGAAGCCCTCTGGGACTTCACCTACCGCAGTGGCCACCTGGACGCGACACGACGGCGGCGCGAATGGTTCCACCGGCACGCCGAGGCACACCTGGTGCTCTGGTGGATCCCCGCCGGTCACCTCCCCACCGTCGGCGAGGCCTTGGCACGACTGGCCGACCTGCGGGAGCACGGTCCGTCTCCCCGCGCCTTCACCTTCGCGTCCTCGTTCACGCCCGCCGAGGCCGCCCCGCAGCCCGCGCCGTGA